One window from the genome of Garra rufa chromosome 1, GarRuf1.0, whole genome shotgun sequence encodes:
- the fzd2 gene encoding frizzled-2, with translation MQTSGSLCLFLALMLPCCFVASGQYHGDSGMAVPDHGFCQPITIPLCTDIAYNQTIMPNLVGHYNQEDAGLEVHQFYPLVKVQCSPELKFFLCSMYAPVCTVLEKAIPPCRSICERAKHGCEALMNKFGFQWPERLRCEHFPVLGDGHICVGQNDSTATVSPVHMPVPGTPGVQLFSSPDKPFRCPSMLKVPSYLSYKFLGELDCGAPCESSRTHGAYMFFTDQEIEFARIWILIWSSLCCASTLFTVTTYLVDMQRFKYPERPIIFLSGCYTMVSIAYIAGYFLGDKVVCNESFFPDSYKTIVQGTKKEGCTILFMMLYFFSMASSIWWVILSLTWFLAAGMKWGHEAIEANSQYFHLAAWAVPAVKTISILAMGQIDGDVLSGVCFVGLNNLDPLRGFVLAPLFIYLFIGTSFLLAGFVSLFRIRTIMKHDGTKTEKLERLMVRIGVFSVLYTVPATIVIACFFYEQAFRQHWEKSWITTNCKSLAIPCPLQPAPHMTPDFTVFMIKYLMTLIVGITSGFWIWSGKTLQSWRKFYSRLTSSGQGETTV, from the coding sequence ATGCAGACGAGTGGAAGTTTGTGCCTGTTTTTGGCACTGATGTTGCCGTGCTGTTTCGTGGCGTCTGGACAGTATCACGGAGATAGTGGAATGGCCGTCCCCGACCACGGCTTCTGTCAGCCCATAACCATCCCCCTGTGCACGGACATCGCTTATAACCAAACCATAATGCCAAATCTGGTGGGACACTACAACCAAGAGGATGCAGGGCTGGAGGTCCATCAGTTTTACCCACTGGTCAAGGTACAGTGTTCTCCTGAACTTAAATTCTTCCTGTGCTCCATGTACGCTCCAGTGTGCACAGTTTTGGAGAAAGCCATCCCACCATGCCGCTCCATCTGTGAGAGGGCAAAGCACGGCTGCGAGGCCCTCATGAACAAGTTTGGCTTTCAATGGCCAGAGCGTTTGAGATGCGAACATTTTCCAGTGCTTGGAGACGGACACATCTGCGTGGGACAGAACGACTCCACGGCTACTGTGTCACCCGTTCACATGCCAGTTCCAGGAACTCCTGGTGTTCAGCTGTTCTCCTCACCGGACAAACCATTCCGCTGTCCATCAATGCTCAAAGTGCCTTCCTACCTCAGTTATAAGTTTCTGGGTGAGCTGGATTGCGGTGCTCCATGCGAGTCCTCCAGAACACACGGGGCCTATATGTTCTTTACGGACCAGGAGATTGAATTCGCCAGGATATGGATCCTCATCTGGTCCTCTCTCTGCTGTGCATCCACGTTATTCACCGTAACCACGTATTTAGTAGACATGCAGCGTTTTAAATATCCAGAACGTCCTATTATCTTTTTGTCCGGGTGTTATACCATGGTGTCCATTGCGTATATCGCTGGATACTTTCTTGGAGACAAAGTTGTGTGCAACGAGAGCTTTTTTCCTGACAGCTATAAAACTATTGTTCAAGGTACGAAGAAAGAAGGCTGTACAATTCTGTTCATGATGCTGTATTTCTTCAGTATGGCATCTTCGATTTGGTGGGTCATCCTGTCTCTCACTTGGTTCCTGGCGGCCGGTATGAAATGGGGCCATGAGGCTATTGAAGCCAATTCACAGTACTTTCACCTGGCTGCCTGGGCCGTTCCAGCCGTAAAGACTATAAGCATCCTGGCCATGGGGCAAATCGATGGAGACGTGCTAAGTGGCGTCTGCTTTGTGGGCCTAAATAATCTGGATCCCCTGAGGGGCTTCGTATTGGCTCCTCTCTTCATCTACCTCTTCATCGGCACTTCATTTCTGCTCGCCGGCTTCGTGTCCTTGTTTCGCATCCGCACCATTATGAAGCACGACGGGACCAAGACCGAAAAGCTGGAACGTTTGATGGTCCGCATAGGTGTGTTTTCGGTTCTCTACACCGTCCCGGCCACCATCGTGATTGCTTGCTTTTTTTACGAGCAGGCCTTCAGGCAGCACTGGGAGAAGAGCTGGATCACTACAAACTGTAAGAGCCTGGCCATCCCGTGCCCCCTGCAACCCGCTCCTCACATGACCCCTGACTTCACCGTCTTCATGATCAAGTACCTCATGACTCTCATTGTAGGGATCACTTCGGGATTCTGGATCTGGTCGGGGAAGACGCTGCAATCCTGGAGGAAGTTCTACTCACGTTTGACCAGTAGCGGACAAGGAGAGACCACTGTTTGA